One window from the genome of Calliopsis andreniformis isolate RMS-2024a chromosome 12, iyCalAndr_principal, whole genome shotgun sequence encodes:
- the LOC143186330 gene encoding serologically defined colon cancer antigen 8 homolog isoform X4, whose product MFEAGNCESRRYFTSTPAAISGSLGAYLTHIKLLSRNCFKLKGSFLNYTDSTNFAQMKGLSLKTKKINGIQKADLSKKKSIDYTEMAYREAVSKLKYLLSESYISNPITRKAQGMKDIYLLSSTKVSDSGEDPDGGSVVLDNFKTKSLKEDISTLINPHFGFCKDVYQTKKISNSESSATDLQTVPPELHLFIEQQEEYIRQLHQESQFCRNQLINLLHKVREVIAENEALHYKHKTGFFKCALSEHVHVNEDPNENTDQRAIQTNIIEVKKPKTFECPNIIFESRISELEAQLTQAKLELRKAQEENQINLKRLSENCLNADIKAQLEKALYAKREAEIKVEDLQKSLALVRDKETEAAQKVKQTVDAMQQVEFEKKQCEIEIKRLKEELDRQHEKLREATQDANRRLAEERQQVEHRFNQQVEQLSADVASHWDAANKSQLESEKQRRELTDLRRELSQRQIFIDNLKKELQNKISTLQSELNQALTEKDVAEQEVLTTKLAIERNDRQTRQEQNRLQIEVNSYKQRLERAEADLAHLRRENLRLSEQIASLEKEINLNKSTCPESFSTKSSRSENKQELASMIMDMETKHAATVSGLEDALKNQAMLVSQLNAECQSLTQRLEDNNLKHKGGH is encoded by the exons ATGTTTGAAGCGGGTAACTGCGAAAGTCGACGTTATTTTACTAGTACTCCAGCAGCTATTAGCGGAAGTCTAGGTGCCTATTTAACACACATAAAACTTCTTTCACGGAACTGTTTTAAATTAAAAGGTAGTTTTCTAAATTATACGGATTCAACAAATTTTGCACAAATGAAAGGACTAAGCTTGAAGACTAA GAAGATAAATGGAATTCAAAAAGCAGATTTAAGTAAAAAGAAATCTATAGATTATACAGAAATGGCTTATAGAGAAGCTGTTTCAAAATTAAAGTATTTGCTGTCTGAATCTTATATTTCTAATCCAATAACAAG AAAAGCACAAGGAATGAAAGATATTTATTTACTTAGTAGCACAAAAGTTAGTGACTCTGGAGAAGACCCAGATGGTGGGAGTGTGGTCCTTGACAATTTTAAAACAAAAAGTTTAAAGGAAGACATAAGTACGCTCATTAATCCACATTTTGGTTTTTGCAAAGATGTGTATCAAACAAAAAAAATCAGCAACTCAGAATCTTCAGCTACAGATTTACAGACTGTTCCTCCAGAACTACATTTGTTTATTGAACAGCAAGAAGAATATATCCGGCAGTTACACCAAGAGTCTCAATTTTGTAGAaatcaattaattaatttactTCATAAAGTCAGAGAA GTCATAGCAGAAAATGAAGCtttacattataaacacaaaaCAGGATTTTTTAAGTGTGCTCTTAGTGAACATGTACATGTTAATGAAGATCCTAATGAAAATACTGATCAAAGGGCTATCCAAACCAATATTATTGAAGTGAAAAAACCCAAAACTTTTGAATGTCCTAACATAATATTTGAATCAAGAATAAGTGAACTAGAGGCGCAGCTTACTCAAGCCAAATTAGAACTACGTAAAGCTCAAGAAGAAAATCAAATTAATTTAAAGCGGTTGTCTGAAAATTGTTTAAATGCTGATATAAAAGCTCAATTGGAAAAAGCTTTGTATGCTAAACGTGAAGCTGAAATAAAAGTAGAAGATTTACAAAAATCCTTGGCTTTAGTACGAGATAAGGAAACTGAAGCAGCACAAAAAGTAAAACAAACTGTAGATGCTATGCAGCAAGTTGAATTTGAAAAAAAGCAATGTGAAATAGAGATCAAAAGATTGAAAGAAGAATTAGATAGACAACATGAAAAACTTCGAGAGGCAACTCAAGATGCAAATAGACGTTTAGCAGAAGAGAGACAGCAGGTGGAGCATAGATTTAATCAGCAGGTTGAACAGCTATCAGCTGATGTAGCTTCCCACTGGGATGCAGCTAATAAATCACAATTAGAATCTGAGAAACAACGCAGAGAGTTAACTGATCTCAGGAGGGAATTATCTCAGAGGCAAATATTTATTGATAATTTGAAAAAAGAACTTCAAAATAAGATAT cAACTTTACAAAGTGAACTGAATCAGGCATTGACGGAAAAAGATGTTGCTGAACAGGAAGTTTTAACTACAAAACTAGCTATAGAACGGAATGACAGACAAACTCGTCAAGAACAAAATCGATTACAAATCGAAGTAAATTCATACAAACAACGATTAGAAAGAGCAGAAGCTGACTTGGCTCACCTCAGAAGAGAAAATTTACGACTCTCTGAGCAaatagcttctttggaaaaagag ATCAATTTAAATAAATCTACATGCCCAGAGAGCTTTTCCACAAAGTCATCAAGATCAGAAAATAAACAAGAACTAGCTTCTATGATAATGGATATGGAAACAAAACATG CTGCTACAGTAAGTGGTCTAGAAGATGCTTTGAAAAATCAGGCTATGCTCGTCTCTCAACTAAATGCTGAATGCCAATCTCTCACACAACGTTTGGAAGATAACAATCTCAAACACAA AGGGGGTCACTGA